The Latilactobacillus sakei subsp. sakei DSM 20017 = JCM 1157 genome includes a window with the following:
- a CDS encoding magnesium transporter CorA family protein, which produces MITYFEIQTTGEIHENRSEKAANWIHFEDPSKHEMQHFARKYHLPRMLFEVAQDINEVARYETFTTETGEILSHICLLVPVKTHDSEKHAEYITRPFSFIISGQTLLTVGHQQSELVAEMQRITGTDQQVESIVLQSISLIYQRYLTALDVVAQQIHQLEKNVHISTRNQILYALKALKKSVVYLDLGLKSNQQSLPQIKEAALFEEVADQKDRLYRIDLQFAKSDKAITTYRALLEQLSDLLSDIISNRLNNIMKTLTSISIVLTVPTIIGGFWGMNVPVPLTHSGKGFILLLGLSGIVSALVGWWLKKKDYF; this is translated from the coding sequence ATGATTACCTATTTCGAAATACAGACGACCGGTGAGATTCACGAAAACCGCTCGGAAAAAGCAGCCAATTGGATTCACTTTGAAGATCCTAGCAAGCATGAAATGCAGCATTTTGCGCGGAAGTACCATTTGCCGCGCATGTTGTTTGAGGTCGCCCAAGATATCAATGAAGTGGCCCGGTATGAAACGTTTACGACGGAAACGGGTGAAATACTTAGTCATATCTGTCTGTTAGTGCCGGTCAAAACCCATGATTCTGAAAAACATGCTGAATACATTACGCGGCCGTTTTCATTTATCATCAGTGGGCAAACCTTACTGACAGTTGGACACCAACAAAGTGAATTGGTGGCCGAGATGCAACGGATTACGGGAACTGATCAACAGGTCGAAAGCATTGTGTTACAGAGTATCTCGTTGATTTACCAACGTTATTTGACCGCCTTAGATGTGGTCGCCCAACAGATTCATCAGTTGGAGAAAAACGTCCATATTTCGACGCGGAATCAAATTTTATACGCACTCAAAGCACTTAAAAAGAGTGTCGTTTACTTGGATTTGGGTTTAAAAAGTAATCAGCAGAGCTTACCGCAGATTAAAGAGGCGGCGTTATTTGAAGAAGTGGCTGATCAAAAAGATCGTCTTTACCGCATCGATTTACAGTTTGCTAAATCAGATAAGGCGATTACGACTTATCGCGCTTTGTTAGAACAATTAAGTGATTTATTATCAGATATCATTTCCAATCGTTTGAATAACATCATGAAGACGTTGACGTCGATTTCGATTGTTTTAACGGTCCCGACCATTATTGGTGGTTTCTGGGGGATGAATGTGCCAGTGCCGCTAACGCATAGTGGTAAGGGGTTTATCCTGCTATTGGGCTTATCGGGAATTGTGAGTGCCTTGGTTGGCTGGTGGCTGAAGAAGAAGGATTATTTTTAA
- a CDS encoding tyrosine-protein phosphatase, with translation MTQRILPLEKGHNFRELGGYQTTDGRTLKWHKLLRSANLAHLTDADLNYLDQYGLRYDIDLRSEDEKAKAPDRLPANATYEFLPVFAVDETANSASQDELYQLFSKDPLSGHTRMQKVYDNLINQPHSKQAYRRFFELLLANDQDHQTTLFHCTAGKDRTGMAAVFLLSALNVPAETIQADYLLTNLASADFVQKSLQRLQQKTADQGIYQSVQSLLTVHLDYLQTAQMAIRQESGTIQNYLKTELQLTNHDLTDLQKIYLM, from the coding sequence ATGACACAACGGATTTTACCACTCGAAAAAGGCCATAACTTTAGAGAATTAGGTGGCTATCAAACGACTGATGGCCGCACGCTTAAATGGCATAAATTACTGCGCTCAGCCAACTTAGCCCACCTCACTGATGCGGATTTAAACTATCTTGATCAATACGGTTTGCGCTATGATATTGACTTGCGTTCTGAAGATGAAAAAGCCAAAGCGCCCGATCGACTACCCGCTAATGCAACTTACGAATTCCTCCCTGTTTTTGCCGTTGATGAAACAGCCAATTCAGCGAGTCAGGATGAACTCTATCAACTCTTTAGCAAGGACCCACTCAGCGGCCACACCCGGATGCAAAAGGTTTATGACAATTTGATTAATCAGCCCCATTCTAAGCAAGCTTACCGCCGCTTTTTTGAATTACTGCTCGCCAACGATCAAGATCATCAAACAACTCTTTTCCACTGTACGGCTGGCAAAGATCGGACCGGCATGGCCGCTGTCTTCTTACTCAGTGCCCTTAATGTGCCCGCAGAGACGATCCAAGCTGATTACCTGCTCACTAACCTCGCATCGGCTGATTTTGTGCAGAAGTCCTTACAGCGCCTCCAACAAAAGACGGCCGATCAAGGCATTTACCAAAGCGTTCAATCCTTATTGACCGTTCACTTGGATTATCTTCAAACCGCACAAATGGCGATTCGCCAAGAATCCGGCACAATTCAAAATTACCTCAAGACTGAATTACAACTAACCAATCATGATTTAACTGACTTACAAAAAATTTACTTAATGTAA
- the queG gene encoding tRNA epoxyqueuosine(34) reductase QueG, which produces MPTLKEQVIAASREIGIDKIGFTSAAPFDYLEASLIEQKKNGHSSGFEHKVLEERLYPELIFDQPKSIIAIALAYPTKIHNKPARTGAKRGSFARASWGIDYHDILRDKMAQLIDAIKELADEDDEVTFKPMVDTGELSDVAVAQRAGLGFIGLNGLLITPEFGSFVYLGEIITNIPFEPDTPMANQCGSCTRCIDYCPPSALLGDGRLNATRCLSYQTQTKGFMPEEFRPKIRSVIYGCDICQQVCPFNKGKDFHFHPDMEPDPEVVMPELQPLLTISNKEFKVKFGHLSGSWRGKKPIQRNAIIALANVKDRTAIPQLLQLIDNDPRPVIRGTAAWALGQLVRDVTPEMLDFLQQSADKEEEPEAQVEFHKALLILNERFEER; this is translated from the coding sequence ATGCCAACTTTAAAAGAACAAGTCATCGCGGCCAGTCGAGAAATTGGCATCGATAAAATTGGCTTTACCTCAGCGGCGCCTTTTGACTATTTAGAGGCCAGCTTAATCGAACAAAAGAAAAACGGTCATTCTAGCGGTTTTGAACACAAGGTGCTGGAAGAACGCCTCTATCCCGAATTAATTTTTGACCAACCCAAATCAATTATCGCTATCGCGCTTGCTTACCCAACCAAAATTCACAACAAACCCGCCAGAACAGGTGCCAAACGCGGTAGTTTTGCACGGGCTTCTTGGGGCATTGATTACCACGATATCTTACGGGACAAGATGGCCCAATTGATCGACGCGATCAAAGAACTTGCCGATGAGGATGATGAAGTCACTTTCAAACCAATGGTTGATACAGGCGAATTAAGTGACGTCGCCGTTGCACAACGCGCCGGCCTTGGTTTTATCGGCCTCAACGGATTATTGATTACCCCTGAATTCGGGTCTTTCGTCTATCTCGGCGAAATCATTACCAACATTCCGTTTGAACCTGATACCCCTATGGCCAACCAATGTGGCAGCTGTACCCGCTGTATCGATTATTGTCCACCTAGCGCCCTATTAGGTGACGGTCGGTTAAATGCGACACGGTGCCTTTCTTATCAAACGCAAACAAAAGGCTTTATGCCAGAAGAATTTCGCCCTAAAATCCGGAGCGTGATTTATGGCTGCGATATTTGCCAACAAGTTTGTCCCTTTAATAAAGGCAAGGACTTCCACTTCCATCCTGACATGGAACCCGATCCAGAAGTAGTGATGCCAGAATTACAACCATTGCTAACAATCAGCAATAAAGAATTCAAAGTTAAATTCGGTCACTTATCTGGTTCGTGGCGAGGGAAGAAACCAATCCAGCGCAACGCCATTATCGCGCTTGCCAACGTCAAAGATCGAACTGCGATTCCCCAGTTATTGCAATTAATCGATAACGATCCCCGACCCGTTATTCGCGGGACTGCGGCGTGGGCACTAGGCCAATTGGTCAGAGATGTCACGCCTGAGATGTTAGACTTCTTGCAACAATCCGCTGATAAAGAAGAAGAACCTGAAGCCCAAGTCGAGTTTCACAAAGCATTATTAATTCTCAATGAACGTTTTGAAGAGAGGTAG
- a CDS encoding MFS transporter, producing MQNKQQQTQLTQPLILLMAFITGVAVSNLYYIQPIQSLVAQTFHVNTGAIGTVAMLTQVGYALGLLLIVPFGDVMSRYHLIIRMLILSLLSLLVAFLAPNFILFALSGLLIGLTSVVPQIIIPYAAVLAAPQKRGAVLGTILSGLLMGVLLSRSFSGIISSYVNWRWVYLLAVIAIGCLIILAAIKLPKDSRPKNGPSYWQTISFLPGLVRTQPLLREAAINGFFMFGTLSIFWSTLVFYMASPAYHLGSGTVGLLAILGAAGALAAPVIGRFADQKTPQFIIAVGLLMMTVSYLLFLFWGQYLPVMMLGIVLLDVGNQCGQVSNQTRVQALGEATSSRNNTVFMFAYFIGGASGSFFGALAWSLGGWAAVCYLALGCQIAALLVHFVLYRPKATR from the coding sequence ATGCAAAATAAGCAACAACAGACGCAACTCACACAACCATTGATTCTTTTAATGGCTTTTATCACGGGGGTTGCGGTTTCTAATCTATATTATATTCAACCGATTCAATCCCTGGTGGCCCAAACCTTCCACGTTAACACTGGCGCCATTGGCACGGTCGCGATGTTAACTCAAGTCGGTTATGCCCTCGGCTTATTATTAATCGTCCCTTTTGGCGATGTCATGAGTCGTTACCATTTAATCATTCGGATGCTGATTTTATCGCTACTCTCTTTGTTAGTCGCATTTTTAGCGCCGAACTTCATCTTATTCGCACTTTCCGGCTTACTGATTGGCTTAACCTCAGTCGTCCCACAAATTATCATTCCATATGCAGCCGTTTTAGCGGCACCCCAAAAACGTGGGGCCGTGCTCGGGACGATTTTAAGTGGCCTCTTAATGGGGGTTTTACTTTCTCGGAGTTTTAGTGGCATTATCAGTAGCTACGTCAATTGGCGCTGGGTTTACCTTTTAGCCGTCATTGCGATTGGCTGTCTGATTATCTTAGCGGCCATCAAATTACCTAAAGATTCGCGTCCCAAAAACGGGCCTAGTTATTGGCAAACCATCAGTTTCTTACCTGGTTTAGTGCGCACCCAACCACTTTTACGCGAAGCGGCCATTAACGGCTTCTTCATGTTTGGGACCCTCAGCATCTTTTGGTCAACTCTCGTCTTTTACATGGCAAGTCCTGCCTATCATCTTGGCAGTGGCACCGTTGGTTTATTAGCCATTCTCGGTGCAGCCGGTGCGCTTGCGGCCCCTGTGATTGGCCGCTTTGCCGATCAAAAGACACCGCAGTTTATCATCGCAGTTGGTCTCTTGATGATGACTGTCAGTTACCTCTTATTCCTTTTCTGGGGACAGTATTTGCCAGTTATGATGCTCGGAATCGTTTTATTAGATGTTGGTAATCAGTGTGGTCAGGTGTCCAACCAAACGCGGGTCCAAGCCTTAGGCGAAGCTACCAGCAGTCGTAATAACACGGTCTTCATGTTTGCCTACTTCATTGGTGGGGCTTCCGGCTCATTTTTCGGCGCTCTTGCTTGGAGTCTCGGTGGTTGGGCAGCTGTTTGTTATCTAGCACTTGGCTGCCAAATCGCCGCCTTGCTCGTTCATTTTGTGCTCTACCGGCCTAAAGCAACACGCTAA
- a CDS encoding DUF2075 domain-containing protein: protein MPNAQHQNSALYKLTRPANQLTTEQQQLKTAIIQFCEQNRDADHATFLIQGAAGTGKSVILNSVFSTLQELARKTPTSPLYQTNNKLLVNHPEMLKLYQNNVQPTNALLKKDFQRPTTFINQASKQETRADIVLVDEAHLLLTHSDPYNHFRQDNQLDEIRKHSRITILIFDEQQVLKVKSYWQQQQLLTKLQTGPYQLAQLHHQFRIQANPSVESWLQAFHKMQIEVLPQDPHFEFKIFTDAAQLYAAIRQRNQDSGLARLLATYDFPATLNDPHDHYVSAPHFKLRWDRYQPTAKTYWAEREDSIDEVGSVYTIQGFDLNYAGVILGPSIGYDPQQDCLLIKPEYYEDQAAFAGANRFDNPTQIKTQIILNSLYVLMSRARNGLYLYALDPALQKHLLALQTATFPGQ, encoded by the coding sequence TTGCCTAATGCTCAGCACCAAAACAGCGCCCTCTACAAATTGACACGCCCGGCTAATCAACTTACTACCGAGCAACAGCAACTCAAAACCGCGATTATCCAATTTTGCGAACAAAATCGTGATGCGGACCACGCCACCTTCTTAATTCAAGGTGCCGCCGGAACCGGTAAGAGTGTGATTTTAAACAGCGTCTTCTCGACGCTCCAAGAACTTGCACGTAAAACGCCGACTTCACCGCTGTACCAAACTAACAACAAATTACTGGTTAATCATCCAGAAATGTTGAAACTCTACCAAAATAACGTTCAACCAACTAACGCGCTCTTGAAAAAAGACTTTCAACGCCCGACAACTTTTATCAACCAGGCCAGCAAACAAGAGACCCGCGCCGATATCGTTTTAGTCGATGAAGCGCACCTCTTATTGACGCACAGCGATCCTTATAACCACTTCAGACAGGATAATCAGTTAGATGAGATTCGCAAGCACAGTCGCATCACGATTCTCATTTTTGATGAACAACAGGTCCTTAAGGTCAAAAGTTATTGGCAGCAACAACAGCTACTCACTAAACTCCAAACCGGGCCTTATCAATTAGCACAGCTACACCATCAATTCCGAATTCAGGCAAATCCCTCGGTTGAATCTTGGTTACAAGCCTTTCACAAAATGCAGATCGAAGTCTTGCCCCAAGATCCGCATTTTGAATTCAAAATTTTTACAGACGCAGCCCAACTGTACGCCGCTATTCGCCAACGTAATCAAGACAGTGGTTTGGCTCGGTTACTGGCAACCTATGATTTCCCAGCAACACTCAATGACCCGCACGACCATTACGTAAGTGCCCCGCATTTCAAATTACGCTGGGATCGGTATCAACCAACCGCCAAGACTTATTGGGCGGAACGTGAAGATAGTATTGATGAAGTTGGTTCGGTTTATACAATACAAGGTTTCGATTTAAACTATGCCGGCGTCATTTTAGGCCCGTCAATTGGCTATGACCCACAACAAGATTGCTTACTGATCAAACCGGAATACTATGAAGATCAAGCGGCGTTTGCCGGTGCCAATCGCTTTGATAATCCAACCCAGATTAAGACTCAAATCATCCTCAATAGCCTCTACGTCTTGATGAGCCGGGCCCGCAACGGCCTTTACCTCTACGCCCTCGATCCCGCTTTACAAAAACACTTATTAGCGTTACAAACGGCAACATTTCCCGGGCAATAA
- a CDS encoding aldo/keto reductase, with product MTTLTTTYTLANGVQIPVLGFGTWQTPDGDTAIKSVKAALEAGYRHIDTAQAYQNEASVGTAIQESGVARQDLFLTTKIWNANHSYDLTMQSFEESLQKLQTDYVDLLLIHWPNPIDFRDNWEAANAETWRAMEELYNAGKAKAIGVSNFRAHHLEALKKTAKVQPMVNQIFLAPGELEAETVQYSRDNGMLLEAYSPLGTGKIFDVPEMKTLAAKYQRSIPQIALRWSLQHGFLPLPKSVHANYIQENTQLFDFELTPEDMQTIDQLDGVVGKAKDPDTATF from the coding sequence ATGACGACATTAACAACAACATATACGTTAGCAAACGGCGTTCAAATCCCAGTGCTCGGCTTTGGGACTTGGCAAACACCAGATGGCGACACAGCCATTAAATCAGTTAAGGCAGCACTTGAAGCGGGTTACCGCCACATTGATACTGCCCAAGCTTACCAAAACGAAGCCAGCGTCGGCACTGCCATCCAAGAAAGTGGTGTGGCACGCCAGGATCTCTTTTTAACAACTAAAATTTGGAACGCTAATCACAGCTACGATTTAACAATGCAATCTTTCGAAGAATCACTTCAAAAATTGCAAACCGACTATGTCGATTTATTATTGATTCACTGGCCTAACCCAATTGATTTCCGTGATAACTGGGAAGCAGCCAACGCTGAAACTTGGCGAGCAATGGAAGAACTCTACAATGCTGGCAAAGCCAAGGCAATTGGTGTCAGCAACTTCCGTGCACACCACTTAGAAGCCTTGAAAAAGACTGCTAAGGTGCAACCAATGGTGAACCAAATCTTCTTAGCACCTGGTGAATTGGAAGCTGAAACGGTGCAATACTCACGCGATAACGGTATGTTATTAGAAGCTTACAGCCCTCTTGGCACTGGTAAAATCTTTGATGTGCCAGAAATGAAGACCCTCGCTGCTAAGTACCAACGCTCAATTCCACAAATTGCACTGCGCTGGTCATTGCAACACGGTTTCTTACCATTACCAAAATCAGTTCACGCCAACTACATTCAAGAAAATACGCAACTATTTGACTTCGAATTAACACCTGAAGATATGCAAACTATCGATCAACTCGATGGGGTTGTTGGTAAAGCCAAAGATCCTGATACAGCAACCTTCTAA
- a CDS encoding hemolysin family protein, translated as MSSGQIFTNLFVMLVTFFLAAFFVAAEFALVQTRPSALEDAIHSGNGSPKKLKLALKMTQNLNEYLSTTQVGVSVAGIILGWIGESTVETVLVDLLGLTHLVSESGLHIIGAVAGVLVLTYLEVVFTEIVPKNISIDIPMQMLMAVAKPLHYCHIIFYPFVWLLNVSANGVVKLIGFAPADESSDVLSQAEIISLSKNAVTGGELDRNDLVYMQRAFDFNDRIAKDVMVDRTSLYVVDITDTVKDVVKDYLQQGFSRFPVVAENDKDKILGYVYAYDLVRQAQVDDSIRVSKLLRSIISVPETTPIHSLLTQMINKQTPIVVVVDEYGGTSGIVTDKDIYEELFGTVKDEIDDVSDEYIIKENDNRYRVSGKTTLYDFERFFKADIEAFEASDSVTVAGYVLENFANLHQDSVVSIDRFDLTVAEFNRGYIDWFEVSVNPQRADTTL; from the coding sequence TTGTCAAGTGGTCAGATATTTACCAATCTGTTCGTCATGCTCGTTACCTTCTTTCTAGCAGCTTTTTTCGTTGCTGCAGAATTCGCACTCGTTCAAACACGTCCAAGTGCCTTAGAAGATGCGATTCATTCCGGAAATGGTAGTCCTAAAAAATTAAAACTCGCCCTTAAGATGACTCAAAATCTCAATGAGTATCTTTCAACCACGCAAGTTGGGGTCAGTGTTGCGGGGATTATTTTAGGGTGGATTGGTGAATCAACTGTCGAAACAGTGTTAGTTGATTTATTAGGCTTGACGCATCTTGTCTCTGAGAGCGGCCTGCACATTATCGGCGCAGTTGCCGGTGTTTTAGTCCTAACCTATTTAGAAGTTGTCTTCACTGAAATTGTACCGAAGAATATCAGTATCGATATCCCAATGCAGATGTTGATGGCCGTCGCTAAGCCACTTCATTACTGTCACATCATTTTCTACCCATTTGTCTGGTTACTAAATGTTTCCGCAAACGGCGTTGTTAAACTGATCGGTTTTGCACCTGCTGACGAAAGTAGCGATGTTTTATCACAAGCTGAAATCATCAGCCTTTCTAAAAATGCCGTAACCGGTGGTGAATTGGATCGTAACGATTTAGTTTACATGCAACGGGCCTTTGATTTTAACGATCGAATTGCCAAAGACGTGATGGTCGATCGAACTAGTTTATACGTCGTCGATATTACAGATACCGTCAAAGACGTTGTTAAGGATTATCTCCAACAAGGCTTTAGTCGCTTCCCAGTGGTCGCTGAAAATGATAAAGATAAAATTCTCGGTTACGTCTACGCCTACGACTTGGTGCGCCAAGCACAAGTCGATGATTCAATCCGCGTTAGCAAATTACTCCGCTCAATCATCTCTGTTCCCGAAACAACACCCATCCATAGTTTATTAACGCAAATGATTAATAAACAAACACCGATTGTGGTCGTTGTTGACGAATACGGTGGGACGAGTGGGATTGTCACCGATAAAGATATTTACGAAGAATTATTCGGGACTGTCAAAGATGAAATCGATGACGTTTCGGATGAATATATCATCAAAGAAAATGACAACCGTTATCGCGTTAGCGGTAAAACAACGCTTTACGATTTTGAACGCTTCTTCAAGGCAGACATTGAAGCCTTTGAAGCATCAGATAGCGTAACCGTTGCCGGTTATGTCTTGGAAAACTTCGCTAACTTACATCAAGATTCCGTTGTTTCAATTGACCGCTTCGATTTAACGGTCGCTGAATTTAACCGTGGTTACATTGATTGGTTTGAAGTTTCCGTCAATCCACAACGTGCAGATACAACACTTTAA